Genomic window (Thermodesulfovibrionales bacterium):
CGATGTCCTTCGGGAGACACGCCGGTAACGGTGCTTTCAGGCGGAGAAAAGCGTCGTGTGGCCCTCTGCCGTCTGCTCCTCAGGAAACCCGACATCCTTCTCCTCGATGAACCTACCAACCATCTCGATGCAGAGTCGGTAGCATGGATCGAGCATCATCTCCAGAGTTATCCGGGAACGGTGATCGCCGTCACCCATGACCGTTATTTTCTCGACAATGTGGCAGGCTGGATCCTCGAACTCGATCGGGGGCAAGGGATTCCATGGAAGGGCAACTACTCGTCGTGGCTTGAGCAAAAGAAGAACAGGCTGCAACAGGAGGAGAAGGCCGAGAGCAGCCGCCGGAAGACCCTGGAGCGTGAGCTTGAGTGGATCCGGATGTCGCCAAAAGGGCGCCACGCAAAATCAAAGGCCCGCATCGCTTCCTATGAATCGCTCCTTGGCCAGGATGTCGAGAAGAGCGCAAAAGACATGGAGATCTATATTCCACCGGGACCGCGGCTGGGCGACGTGGTGATCGAGGCTGATAAGGTGACCAAGGCATATGGTGACCGGATACTTATTGAGGGGATGTCCTTTTCCCTTCCGCCGGGCGGAATCGTAGGCATCATCGGGCCCAACGGCGCCGGGAAGACGACCCTCTTCAGAATGATAACGGGGCAGGAGAAGCCTGATTCGGGGACTTTCAGGCTTGGAGAGACCGTCAAGCTTGCCTATGTCGATCAAAGCCGCGAAGCCCTCGACCCTGACAAAACGATCTGGGAGGCGATTTCAGGCGGGGAGGAGACGATCCAACTCGGTAAAAGGCAGGTCAACTCCCGTGCCTATGTGGCGAAGTTCAACTTTTCAGGATCCGACCAGCAGAAGAAGATCGGCCTCCTGTCAGGGGGAGAGCGTAACCGTGTCCATCTTGCCCGGACACTGAAGGAAGGGGCGAACGTCCTTCTCCTTGATGAGCCGACGAACGACCTCGACGTGAACACGATGCGTGCCCTTGAAGAGGCGCTCGAGAACTTCGCCGGCTGTGCCGTTGTTATAAGCCATGACCGATGGTTCCTCGACAGGATCTCGACCCACATCCTGGCCTTTGAAGGGGACAGCAAGGTTGTCTGGTTCGAAGGGAACTATTCGGAGTACGAGGCCGACAGGAAAGCGCGCCTCGGGTCTGCCGCAGACCAACCCCACAGGATCAAATACCGGCAGTTGACGAGGACGTAGTTCGGGGTTGTTCTATTCGTTTACCCAGTATTGACCGGCGCGTCCAGCCCTCTCGTGTCCTCGATCCTGATGATCTCTCCGCTCTTTGAGAGATA
Coding sequences:
- the ettA gene encoding energy-dependent translational throttle protein EttA — protein: MEVAYHHYTGNVVFFAGKIGYSRETALSSEKVGAGGSETTKRGVRSKMGDEPNKVIYSMVGVSRYYDKKVVLKDIYLSYFYGAKIGVLGLNGSGKSSLLRVLAGVDKDFLGQTVLSPGYTVGYLEQEPRLDERKNVREIVQEGVQETVDTLSEYNRINQKFAEPLSDDEMNRLIEKQGEVQERLEALDAWSLDSRLEMAMDALRCPSGDTPVTVLSGGEKRRVALCRLLLRKPDILLLDEPTNHLDAESVAWIEHHLQSYPGTVIAVTHDRYFLDNVAGWILELDRGQGIPWKGNYSSWLEQKKNRLQQEEKAESSRRKTLERELEWIRMSPKGRHAKSKARIASYESLLGQDVEKSAKDMEIYIPPGPRLGDVVIEADKVTKAYGDRILIEGMSFSLPPGGIVGIIGPNGAGKTTLFRMITGQEKPDSGTFRLGETVKLAYVDQSREALDPDKTIWEAISGGEETIQLGKRQVNSRAYVAKFNFSGSDQQKKIGLLSGGERNRVHLARTLKEGANVLLLDEPTNDLDVNTMRALEEALENFAGCAVVISHDRWFLDRISTHILAFEGDSKVVWFEGNYSEYEADRKARLGSAADQPHRIKYRQLTRT